Proteins co-encoded in one Conger conger chromosome 4, fConCon1.1, whole genome shotgun sequence genomic window:
- the LOC133125871 gene encoding transmembrane protein 275-like, producing MMFTDKSSSTSVPKKMPKKKKTRPQGLPSPALCCACGLCIMLAGINITLVGAFAFGTFLPRRNPPIIIGPVLLLVAFAFFGACCVCSRRPPAQGSRKAKGGGNLGLVRTGGTAFEIETSEHTLQDTTAVQLSPTNSPSSSRRSSPSYEANATGRTCKLFTLEANGPASACYSASLAGEAVQLNLPRDPAAT from the coding sequence ATGATGTTCACAGACAAAAGCTCTAGCACCTCTGTGCCTAAGAAGATgcccaagaagaagaagacccGGCCGCAGGGTCTGCCCTCCCCGGCCCTGTGCTGTGCCTGTGGCCTCTGCATCATGCTAGCAGGCATCAACATCACCCTGGTGGGAGCCTTTGCCTTTGGCACCTTCCTGCCCAGGAGAAACCCGCCCATCATCATCGGGCCAGTCCTTCTCCTCGTGGCCTTCGCCTTTTTTGGGGCCTGCTGCGTATGCAGCCGCCGCCCCCCCGCCCAGGGCTCACGCAAGGCTAAAGGGGGAGGCAACCTGGGCCTGGTTCGGACTGGAGGCACGGCCTTCGAGATAGAGACCAGCGAGCACACCCTGCAGGACACCACCGCCGTGCAGCTGAGTCCCACCAACTCACCCAGCTCCTCGCGCAGGTCCAGCCCCTCCTACGAGGCCAACGCCACGGGCCGCACGTGCAAGCTGTTCACCTTGGAGGCCAACGGGCCAGCGTCCGCCTGCTACTCTGCCTCTTTGGCCGGTGAGGCCGTCCAGCTCAACCTGCCCCGTGACCCTGCAGCAACCTAA